Below is a window of Clavibacter michiganensis subsp. tessellarius DNA.
GCCCGTGCCCGCGAGCGCCCCGAGGAGCACGAGGACCGACCCGAGCGCGCAGGTGGCGAGGCCGATGGTGAAGAGGCGATCCTCGTCGAATCGCCCGATGAGGCGACGGAAGACGAGCGTCGACGCGATCATGCAGGACGCGTTCGACGCGAACACCAGCGTGTAGAGGCCCTCGCCGAAGCCGTACTGCTCCTGGAACACGAAGGACGAGGTCGCGATGTAGGAGAAGAACCCGATGGTCGCGGTGCAGCCGGTGACGAGGTACCAGCGGAAGCGGGGGATCCGCAGCAGCTCCGCCATGCGGCCGAGGACGGCGCGGGGCGACGTGCCGCCGGCGCCGGTGCGGACGAGCGTCTCGGGCAGCAGGCGCGCGGCGGCGAGCGTGAGGGCGAGGCCGAGCGCGGCCAGCACGAGGAACGCGGCGCGCCAGGACGACAACGACAGCACGAGGCCGCCGACGAGCGGGGCGACGACCGGGCCCACCGAGTTGACGACCGCGAGCGTCGCGAAGAGGCGGCTGCGGAGGGTGCCGGTCGAGGCGTCGCCGACCATGGCGCGGGCCGAGACCGCGGCGGCGGCACCGCCCAGGCCCTGTACGACGCGGGCGAGGATCAGCGTCGTCACGTCGGGCGCGATCGCGCAGCCGATGCTGGCGAGGGTGAAGAGGGCGGTGCCGGTGAGGAGGATGCGGCGGCGGCCCGCGCCGTCGCTGATCGGCCCGATCACCAGCTGGCCGACCGCGAACGCGACGAGGAAGGCGGTCAGCGTCAGCTGCACCGAGGCCGTGGAGGCGTCGAGGTCGGTCGCGATGGCCGGCAGTCCGGGGATGTAGAGGTCGGTCGCGAACGGCGAGATGCCGACGATGAGGGCGACGGTGAGGAGCGGTCCGCGGCGTCCGGTCCACGACGTGCGCGGGTCGGGGTCGGGATCCGGGTGCCGGGCGTCGTCGCTCATCCGTCCCGACAGTAGACCGGTTGCCGGTGGGAGGGCGGGCGGCGGACGGGAGGCCGGTCCCGCTCGCGTCGGGACCCCGCCGGTGGCGGGCTCGTCGCCTCCCCGGGGCGGGCCCGCCGACCCCGACCCCGACCGTGGGCACGGGCGGACGGGCCTATCCCCTGCCGTCGAACTCGCCGTTCAGGCGGTCGCGGAGAAGGAGGAGCTGGACGCGCTGGGCGCCCGGCACCTCCCCGCCGCTCAGGACCTCGTCGAGGACGCCGGCGTAGACGCCGCCCTCCTCGACGGTGAACACGATCTGATCCCGGGAGTCGCTCATCGTCCGAGCATGGTCCTGCTCGCGGACTCCGCGCGCGTCGATCGGGGACATCCGCCGTCTCGCGTGCCTCGGGATGCGGGACGTCCCGCGCACGGCGGAGCTCGCCGCGGACCGGGCCGAGGACCGGGCGGCGTCCGTCGTCATGCGCCGCCGGGCGGGGCGCCGCTCCGCACGACCACCGCCCGCCGATGCGCCTAGCCTCGGATCGGGGCGCGCCGCACCGTCGCGCCCACCGCATCCACGAGGAAGAGGAACGCGCATGACGACCTGGCTGATCACGGGATGCTCCACCGGACTCGGACGCGCCTTCGCGGAGGAGGCGCTGTCGCGCGGAGAGGACGTCGTCGTCACGGCCCGCGACGCCGCCAACGTGCAGGACCTCGCCGACCGCTTCCCCGAGCACGCCCTCGCGCTCGACCTCGACGTGACCGACCAGGCGCAGGTGTCGCTCGCGGTCGACGAGGCGACCGCCCGCTTCGGCGGCGTCGACGTGCTCGTCAACAACGCGGGCTACGGCTACCGTGCCGCCGTCGAGGAGGGCGACGACGAGGACGTCGCGCGCCTGTTCGACACCCACTTCCACGGCAGCGTCCGCATGATCAAGGCGGTGCTGCCCGGCATGCGCGAGCGCCGCAGCGGCACCATCGTGAACCTGTCGTCGATCGGCGCCGCCCGCACGGGCGCCGGATCCGGCTACTACGGCGCCGTGAAGGCCGCGATCGAGCAGATGACCATGGCGCTGCGCACCGAGCTCGCGCCGCTCGGGATCGTCGCGACGGTGGTCGCGCCCGGATCCTTCCGGACCGACTTCTCCGGCCGCTCGCTCACGCAGTCGTCCACGGTGATCGACGACTACGCCGAGACCGCCGGCAAGCGCCGCAAGGAGAACGACTCCACCGACGGCACGCAGCCCGGCGACCCGGCCGCGGGTGCGCGCGTGCTCGTCGACGCCGTCGCCTCCGGCCGCGCTCCCTACTACCTGCTGCTCGGCGCGGACGCGGTGGAGATCGTGACGGGCGCGCTCGACGACCTGCGCGCCGACGTCGACGCGTGGGCCGCGGAGAGCCGGTCGACGGGGTACGACGCCGGCTGACCGGATCAGGCGGCGGTCGCGGTCTCCTTCTCAGGCGCGGAGGACACGACCGCCGACGTCCCCTTCGGCTCGCGCGGGGCGCCGACGCCCATCACGCGGAAGCGCTTCGACGCGAGCAGGCGGCGGCGGATCCACCAGGTGATGCGCCCCGACGGCACGAACAGCTGCGACTTGAGCGCCGCCGTGCGCTGGTGCTTCACGACGAACGGCCGCATCTCCGCCTCGAACGCGGTGAGGGCGGCCTCCATGTCGTCCGGATGCGCGGCCAGCGCGTCGCCGAGCGCCGCCCCGCCGAGGAGGCCGGAGGTCGCGCCCATGCCCGAGAAGAGAGTGAGGCACCAGGCGGCGTCGCCGATGACGACGACGCGTCCGCGGTGCCAGGACGGCAGGCGGATCTGCTCCACCGAGTCGAACAGGGTGGCGTCCGCCGCGTCGAGCTCGCGGAGCGCGTCCTCGACGACGCCGCCCGCGGACAGGCCCGCGAAGGCGCGGCGCATGGCGTCGGCGGCGGATCCCCGGAGGTCCTTCCCGGCCTTGCGCGTGCGGTAGCTCATCATCACGGTGGGCGTGGTGCCGGCGAGGGCGAAGACCCACATCGCGCGGCGCGGCTCGGAGACGATGACGCTCTCGTGCTCGGCGAACCCGGGCATCTGGCCGCGGGCCTGGAACGCGCAGACCACGGCGGGCATGGGCTTCACGGAGCGGCGCTCGGGATCCAGCACCAGCGTGCGCACGGCCGAGCGCACGCCGTCGGCGCCGACGACGAGGTCGAACGACTCGCGGTGCGTCTCCCCGGTCGCGACCGTGCGCAGGGTGACGTGCGCGGCGTCGGCGTCCTGGTCGATCGCCACGGGCTCGAGGCCGAAGCGCACCCCGATGCGGTCGCCCATGCGCGTCCACAGCGCCGCCTCGATGTCGCTGCGGAGCACGGCCTCGGGGGCGCCGGGCTGGTCGGCGAGGCCGGGGCCGGGGCGGCGCGATCCGTCGGCGTCGAGCTGGAGCGTGACGCGGTCGGGCCGGTCGCGGGATCCGATGTCGTCCCGCACCCCCAGGCGCTCGGCTGCGACGACCCCCTCGGCGAACATGCCGACCATGTAGCCGGCCATCCGCCGCGACGGCTTCCGCTCCACGATCACCGGCTCCCAACCGGCCTCCTCCAGGCGGATCGCGGCGGACATGCCCGCGACGCCTGCACCGACGATCAGGGCCCTCGGACGCTCTGCCATGTGCTCCCCCTCTTTGCCCGCCAATCTATCGACGGAGGGCCGCCCACGACGAGGGTGGGGGCGCGGGCGACGCATCGGATGCACCGGCCTGTTGCCTTCCGGCGATGAGCCGCGCTAGGGTGACGGCAAGACAAAATACGTATTACCAGTCGGGTGCGACGACGCATCCGAGCTTCGTGACGACCGGACGGGATCCGCGGCATGCTCACCATCCAGGCGGACGTGGCCATCATCGGCGGCGGCCTCGGCGGGGTCGCCGCGGCCATCGCGGTCGCCCGCAACGGCCTCACCGCGGTGCTCACGGAGCAGTACGCCTGGCTCGGCGGCCAGCTGACCTCGCAGGGCGTCCCGCCCGACGAGCACACCTGGGTAGAGCAGTTCGGCGTGACGGCGGACTACCGCCGGCTTCGGGGCGGCATCCGCTCCTACTACCGGCGCCACTACCCGCTCACGGCGGAGGCGATGCGCGACCCGCACCTCAACCCCGGCCGCGGCCTCGTCAGCCGGCTGTGCGCCGAGCCGCGCGTCGCCGCCGCCGTGATCGAGGAGATGCTGGCGCCGTTCCGGGCGGCGGGCAGCATCCGCGTCGTGACGGGCGTCGCGCCCTTCGCGGTCGACGGCGGGCCCGGGCGGATCGAGCGCGTGCTGCTGCGCGACGCCGCGTCGGGCGAGGAGCTCGCGGTCACCGGCAGCTACGTCGTCGACGCGACCGAGACGGGGGAGCTGCTGCCCCTGGCGGAGATCGACCACGTCATCGGCGCGGAGGCGCACGACGACCACGGCGAACCGAGCGCCCCCGCGGTCGCCGACCCGGGCAACGTCCAGGCGATCACGTGGTGCTTCGGGTTCGACAGCGCCGAGGGCGACCACACCATCGAGCGACCCTCCGACTACGACTACTGGCGCGAGTACGAGGTGCCGTTCTGGGGCGACCGCCTGCTGTCGTTCACGGCCCCGAACCCGCGCACGCTGCGTCCCGAGACGCGCACCATGCACGTCAACGCGATCGGCGACACGCGCACGGCCGACCAGCGCGCGCAGGGAGGCGACACCGACCTCTGGATGTTCCGCCGCATGCTCGCCACCGAGAGCCTCGTGCCGGGCGCGCTCGCGAGCGACATCGTGCTCGCCAACTGGCCGATGCTCGACTACCTCGACGGCTCGATCCTCGACTCGCCGGAGCCGGAGCGGCACCTCGCCGGCGCGCGCTCGCTCTCCCTCTCCTACTTCCACTGGCTGCAGACCGAGGCGCCGCGGCCCGACGGCGGGCGCGGCTGGCCGGGGCTGCGGCTCCGCGGCGACGTGATGGGCACCCGGGACGGCCTCGCGCAGGCGCCCTACATCCGCGAGTCGCGGCGGATCCGCGCGCTCACCACCGTGCGCGAGCAGGACGTGTCCGTCGCGGCCCGCGGCACGGGCGCCCCGGCCCGCTTCGACGACTCCGTCGGCGTCGGGATGTACCGCATCGACCTCCATCCCACGACGTCCGGCGACAACTACCTCGACGTCGAGTGCGCGCCCTTCGAGATCCCGCTGGGCGCGCTCGTTCCCCGCACGGAGACCAACCTCCTGCCCGGCGGCAAGGACATCGGCACGACTCACATCACCAACGGCGCGTACCGGCTGCATCCCGTCGAGTGGAACATCGGCGAGGCGGTCGGCGAGCTGGCCGTCCTCGCCCTCGCGCTGGACGTGAGCCCGCGCGCGATCGCGACGGATCCGGCGCTCGTCACGCGCCTTCAGGACCGCCTCGTCGCACGCGGCATCGAGACCCACTGGCCCGACGTCGTCGGGTATTGACCGGGAACCACGAGAAAGAGAAGAGACGATGAGACCAGCGAAGAAGCTGATTGCCTCGCTCGCCGTCGGAGGAGTGCTGATCGCCCTGACGGGCTGCTCCAGCGGTGGCGGATCCGACGACGGCGCGCCCGTCGACCTGAGGATGTCCGTCTGGACGTCCGACGAGAACCAGCTCGCCCTGTTCAAGACCCTGGCGGACGACTACACGGCGAGCCACCCCGAGGTGAAGTCGGTCACGTTCGAGTCGCTGCCGTTCGCGGACTACAACTCCACGCTCACCACGCAGGCGGCCGGCGGCAACGCGCCCGACCTCGCGTGGGTCGGCGACATCGCCAAGGACCTCATCGATGCGGGCGCGCTCGCGCCGCTGACGGAGGACTTCCAGGGCACGGAGGGCTACGACTACGACGACATCCTCCCGAGCGTGACGAAGACGTTCTCGAAGGACGGCGAGCTCTACGCCTACCCGTTCTCGAACTCGCCGTTCGCGCTCTACGTGAACCAGGACCTCATCGCGCAGGCGGGCCAGACGGTCGACCCGGCGAACCTGACCTGGGAGGACGTCGACCGGATCGGCAAGGCCGTCCACGACTCCACGGGCAAGGCCGGATACGTCATCCGCGACTTCGACTTCTCCGGCTGGCTGAGCCTCGCGAACCTCTGGGCCGGATGGGGCGCGCAGCCCTGGGACGCCGCGGGCACGACGTGCACGATGGACAGCCCCGAGATGGTGGAGGCGTTCCAGTTCTTCCACGACTCCGTCTACGTCAGCGGCGCGACACCCGGCCCCGGAACCACGGCCGACTTCTTCGCGGGCGACGCGGCCTTCACGACCGCGCAGGTCTCCCGCGCGAGCCTCCTCGACGGGTCGTTCGGCTCCGAGATCTACCCGCTGCCGAAGGGCCCGGCCGGCGAGTACGGCAACATCGGCCAGGCCGGCATGGCGGTGTTCCAGGGCGGCGACCACGTCGAGCAGGCGACCGACTTCCTCGCGTACATGACGAATCCCGAGAACTCCGCGAAGCTCGCGCAGTTCTTCCCGCCGCCCCGCCAGTCGCTGCTCTCCGGCGAGGAGCTCGCCAAGGTCAACACGAAGCTCTCCGCGGAGCAGCTCGACCGCGTCGTGGTCGACGAGCTCGCCGACGTCTCCGCGACGCCGCCCGTCACGAGCCCCGCCGAGATCACCTCGACCGGCAAGACCGCGCTCGACCGCATGTGGTCGCCCGACGCGGACGTCGCCGAGGTCCTCGGCGGCGTGTGCGACGCGATCCAGCCCGTCCTGACGGGCCGGTGATCCGATGACCGCGAGCTCGACGCGCACCGGCGGCGCTCGGCGCACGGGCGCGTACTGGACGGTGAGCCGCCGGGACGCCCTGGCCGGCTGGCTGTTCATCGCGCCCCAGCTGATCGGCGTCATCGCCTTCGTGCTGGTGCCCGTCGGGCTCGCGGTCTGGTTCAGCCTCAACGAGTGGAACGTCTTCACAGGGCGCATGACGTTCGTGGGCGGCGACAACTACGAGCGGGCGGCGACGGATCCGCAGATCGGCGCCGTCCTCGGATCCACCGCGATCTTCTCCGGCGGCGTGGTCGTGCTCAACCTGTCGCTGGGGCTCGCGCTCGCGGTCGTGCTCAACCGGCGGATCCCGGGCGGCGCGGTGTTCCGCACGCTCTTCTTCTCGCCCGTCGTGATCTCGGTGGTGGCGTGGACGCTCGTCTGGGGCTTCCTGCTCCAGGACAACGGCGCGATCAACGGCCTCCTCTCGCTCGTGGGCGTCGACGGCCCCAACTGGCTCCGCGAGGGGCCGACCGCGATGGCCAGCGTCATCGTGACGCAGGTGATCCGCAGCGTCGGCGTCAACATGGTGCTGTTCCTCGCCGCGCTGCAGGGCGTGCCGGGCGACCTCTACGAGGCGGCGCGGCTCGACGGTGCGAGCCCGCGGTCGATCTTCTTCCGCATCACGCTCCCGCTCATCTCGCCGACGCTGCTGCTCACCGGGATCCTCACGATCGTCGGCTCGCTGCAGGCGTTCGCGCAGATCGCGGTGCTCACCGAGGGCGGCCCCGAGCTGTCCACGACGGTGCTCGTCTACTACGTGTTCCAGCAGGCGTTCGAGTTCAGCGACATCGGCTACGGCGCGACGCTCTCGCTGATGCTGCTCGCCTTCGTCCTCATCCTCACGGTCGTGCAGTGGCAGCTGCGCAGGAAATGGGTCTTCTATGAGAACTGACGCCGTCGTGCAGCGGGAGACCCCGCTCACCCCGCGACTCGAGGCCGTCCCGCCGGCACCCGCGCGCCGACGCCGCCGGAAGGGCCGGAGTCCGGTGCTGACCACGCTCCTCATCGTCGTCCTCGTCCTGCTGGTCATCCCGTTCGCGATCCCGACCTTCTGGATGATCGCGTCGTCGTTCAAGCCGATCAACGAGATCTTCCAGAACCCGCCGACCCTGCTGCCGGACTCGCCGAGCCTCGACGGCTACGCGGAGGCGTTCCGGTTCCAGCCGTTCGCCCTGCAGTACTGGAACAGCCTCTACATCGCGGTCACGGTGACCGCGGTGACGATGGTGGTCTCGAGCCTCGCCGGGTACGCGTTCGCGCGGATCCCGTTCCCGGGCCGCAACGCCGTGTTCCTGGTCGTGCTGACCGGGCTGCTCGTGCCGACCGAGGTCACGATCATCCCGCTGTTCCAGATCTTCCGGTCGGTGGGCGCCATCGACACGCACCTGCCGCTGCTGCTCGTGCCGGCGGTCGGGGCGCCCGCGGTGCTCGGCACCTTCATCATGCGGCAGTACTTCATCGCGATGCCGGTGGAGCTGGAGGAGGCGGCCCGGCTCGACGGCCTGGGGCGCTTCGGCATCTGGCGGCGGATCTTCATGCCGCTGGCCCGCCCGGCCCTCTCGGCCGTGGCGATCCTCACCTTCCTCGGCTCGTGGAACATGTACCTCGAGCCGACCGTCTACCTCACGTCGCCGCGGCTGTTCACGCTGCCGCAGGCCCTCACGCGCTTCACCGACGTCTACGGTGGCGAGATGTGGAACGTGCAGCTGGCCGCGGCCGCCATGACCGTCGTGCCCGTGCTGGCGGTGTTCCTCGTCGCGCAGCGGCAGTTCGTGGAGGGGCTGGCGCACTCGGGCCTGAAGGGCTGATCCGCGTGCGCACCGACCTGGCCCTCGACGCGCTGCGGTCCTTCCGCTCCGCGCTCGTCGAGCCCGACGACTTCGACGCGTTCTGGCGCCGGACCCTCGACGCGGCGGCCGACGGCGCGCCGCCCGTGACCGCCACCGAGGTCGACGCCGGGCTGCCGCTGGTCCGGGTGCGCGACGTGCGGTTCCCGGGCTTCGGCGGCGAGCCCGTCGCGGCCTGGCTCGTGACGCCCGCCAGCGCGGATCCGGCGGCGCCGCTGCCTGTCGTCGTCGAGTACCCGGGCTACGGCAGCGGGCGCGGCACCCCGATCGAGCACCTCTGGGTGGCGGCCGCGGGCTGGGCGCACCTCGTGGTGGACGCGCGCGGCCAGGGCGCTGGCCGCCTCTCCCGCGTGGGCGTGACGCCGGACCCCCATGGGGCCGGGCCCGCGTACCCGGGCGTCGCCACGCGCGGCATCGAGGCGCCCGAGACCTACTACTACCGCCGGCTCATCGCCGACGCCGTGCGCGCGGTCGACGCGGTGGCCGAGCTGCCGGGCCTCGATCCCGCGCGGATCGCCGTGTTCGGCGGCAGCCAGGGCGGCGCGCTCGCGACGGCCGCGGCCGCCCTGCGCCCCGACGTGCGCGGCGCCGTCGCGCTGGTGCCGTTCCTGTCGGACGCGTTCCGCGCCAGCTCCCTCACGGACGAGGCGCCGTACGTCGAGATCGCGCGGTACCTCGCGACGCAGCGGCACCGGGTCGCCGACGTGGAGCGGACGCTGTCGTACGTCGACGGGGTGGCGTTCTCGCGGCGGGTGCGCACGCGGATCCACCGCACGGTCGGCCTGATGGATGCCATCTGCCCGCCCTCCACCGTCTTCGCGGCGCACAATGCGTCGGGCGGCGACGCGAGCATCGACGTCTGGCCGTACAACGGGCACGAGGGCGGCGGGGTGGAGGACCGGGTGCGGGCGCTCGAGGCGCTCCGGCCGGTGCTCGCGGCGCGGGGCTGACGGGACGGGCGGATGACCGGCCCGCTCACCGGGCCGGCCGCCGGATCAGCGCGACAGCCGCAGGGTCACGATCTCGAACGGGCGGAACGCGATCCGCGCGGTGCCGCCCGTCCCGTCCACGGCCGCGTCGATGCGCACCTGCTCCGCCGCGCGCTCCATCATGTCGGTCCGGGCGATGCCCGTCACCGGGAAGTCCGCGTGCACGGCCGCGTCGACCCGCCGGCCGAGCGACTCGTAGAGCCGCACGACGACGTCGCCCGAGCCGTCGTCGGCCGCCTTCACCGCCTCGACCACGACCGACGGGTCGTCGACGACGACGAGCGGCGCGACGGCGCATCCGCCTGTCAGCCGCCGCAGCGGCGTGTTCAGCGCGAGCCCTGCCTCGACGGCGTCCGAGACCTCCGCGCCAACCACGAGCGAAACGGCCAGGCGGTGCCGGCCCTGGTCGGCGTCCGGATCCGGGAACACGGGCGCGCGCAGCAGCGAGAGTCGCACGGTGGTCGCTGGCTCGCCCGCCGCCGTGCGGTCGCGCGTGATGTCGTGGCCGTAGGTGGAGTCGTTGACGACGGCCACGCCGAAGCCCGGCTCGCCCACGTGCACCCAGCGGTGCGCGACTGTCTCGAAGCGCGCCGCGTCCCACGAGGTGTTGACGTGCGTCGGCCGGTGCACGTGGCCGAACTGGATCTCCGAGGTCGCCCGGTCCGACAGCAGGTCGAGCGGGAACGCCAGCTTCAGGAGCTTCCGCCGCTCGTGCCAGTCGACGTCGAGCACGAGGTCGACAGCGGCGCGGCCGACGGGGAGCGAGATCGTCTGCTCGATCGTCGATCCGCCCGCGCGCCGCACCACGAGGAGCGCGGGGAGCGTGCTGCCGAGGGCGTCGCGGACGGTCGTCGGTCGGATCTCCTCCACGCCCACGAGGTCCTCGACGTTCCGTCGGTAGTGGTCGTCGATGTCCCAGGCGTCCCATTTGGTGGGCGTGTCCCGGTGCAGCTGCAGGAGGCCCGCCGCGGCCCCGGCGGGGACGACCTCCCGGCCCGAGGCGAGGTGCAGCACCGACTCGAGCAGGCCGCTCGCGCCGACGCGCACGCGGACGTGCCCGTTGTCGAGCACGTGCCCGCCGTCCCGCGCCTCGAGCCGCGGGATCCCCTCGGTAGCGGGCGGGGGAGCGGGCACCGCCCCGAGCGCCGGGATCCCGCGCACGGGGAACGGCGACGGGTTGGCCACCAGCTCCGCCCGCCCGCCGCCGCTCGCGGCCTGGACGGCCTCGGCGACCATCGTCCCGATCCGCTCGGCGATGCGCGCGTACCGCTCCTCGGCCTCGTGGTGCACCCAGGCGATCGAGGTGCCCGGCAGGATGTCGTGGAACTGCTGCAGGAGCACCGTCCGCCACATCTCCCGCAGCTCGTCCGTCGGGTACGCGGCGCCGGCGCGGACCATCGCGGTCGTCGCCCACAGCTCCAGCTCCCGCAGCAGGTGCTCGCTCCGCCGGTTGCCCTGCTTCGTGCGCGCCTGTGACGTGTAGGTGCCGCGGTGGAACTCGAGGTAGAGCTCGCCGGACCACGTGGGCGCGTCCGGGTACTCGGCCTCGGCCTCCTCGAAGAAGCGTCGCGGCGTCGACAGCTCCACGGTGGGGGATCCCTCGAGGCTCTGCGTGCGGCGGGCCGCGGCGATCATCTCCCGGTTCGGCCCACCGCCGCCGTCGCCGTAGCCGAACGGCACGAGCGACATGGTCGCGTCGCCCTTCTCCGCGAACTGGCGCTCGGCGCGCGCGAGATCCTCGCCGGAGAGGTCGGAGTTATAGAGGTCCACGGGCGGGAAGTGCGTGAAGACCCGGGTGCCGTCGATGCCCTCCCACCAGAAGGTGTGGTGCGGCATGGTGTTCGTCTCGTTCCACGAGATCTTCTGCGTGAGGAACCAGCGCGCGCCCGCGCCCGCGATGATCTGGGGGAGGGCCGCCGAGTAGCCGAACGAGTCGGGGAGCCACACCTCCTCGGTGTCGATCCCGAACTCGTCGAGGAAGAAGCGCTTGCCCTCGAGCAGCTGTCGCACGAGCGCCTCGCCGCCCGGCATGTTCGTGTCCGACTCCACCCACATGCCGCCGACGGGCACGAACCGACCGGCCGCCACGTGCCCGCGGACGCGCTCGAACAGGTCCGGGTGGTCGCGCTTCAGCCACGCGTACTGCTGCGCCGAGGAGGCCGCGAAGACGAAGCCCTCCTCGCGCTCGATCAGGTCGCAGACGTTCGAGAACGTGCGTGCCACCTTGCGGGCCGTCTCGCGCGCGGGCCACAGCCAGGCGGAGTCGATGTGGGCGTGGCCGACCGCGTGCAGGCGGTGGGCGCTCGCCGAGGCGGGCCGCGCGAGCACGTCCGCGAGGGCCGCCCGACCGGATCCGGCGGTGCCCGCCACGTCGTCCGGGTCCACCGCGTCCACGCAGCGGTCGAGCGCGCGCACAATCTCGGCGCGCCGCTGGCTGGAGGCGGGGAGCTGCCCGGCGAGGCCGACCAGCGCGGAGAGGTCCTGCTCCAGCTCCCACACCTGCCGGTCGAGGAGGCCGAGCTCGAGGCGGCGGAGGCGGTAGAGCGGATCCGCGGCGGGGGCGCCCTCCGCGGGCCGGCCGCCGAGCGCCGTGGGGGTGAACGACCAGTCGCCGGTGATGTTCGGGTTCGCCGCCGCCTCGATGTAGAGGTCGACCGCCCGGTCGCCCGGCGCGACCCCGGGCACGCGGTCGAGCGGGACCGCCTGGTTGAACGGCTCGACGGCCTTGACGATCGCGCCCGTCGGCGTGAAGACGAGGCCCTCCGCCTCGAAGCCCGACTGGGCGCCGGTGTAGCCGAGGTCGACGACGAGCTCGGGCTCCAGGCCGTCCACGCCGATCCACCCCTCCGGCACCTCGCCGCGCACGTGGAACCAGACGGTGCCCCACGGCCGGCCCCACCGGTCGCCGATCGCGGTGGGCGCGTACGCGGCGTCGCGCGCGTCGGCGAACGGCACGGGCTCGCCGGGCGCCTCCCACGACTCGATGGCCAGGGGCGCGGCCGCCCGGTGGATGGCCGGCCGCACGCTCTCGCTCCGGAAGCGGGCGACCCGGGCCTCGATGCGTGCGCTGTCCTGGTGCATGTGTCCTCGCTGGTCGTTCGGGTGGGATGGGGAGATGGTGTCGGGGCGGGCGGCGGATCCGGCGTCAGGACGCCATGACCACGCGATGCCCGTCGGGGAAGACCGCGACCTTCCGCCAGGCGTCGTCCGCGAGCTCCCAGCCCTCGTTGACCTGGCCGGCCGCCGGCGTGGGGATGCTGCGCGGCGCGCGGGCCACGGTCGTGTAGCCGGCCGCGCGCTCCACGCGCGTGCTGCCGAGCTCGAAGGACGTGAGCCGTCCACCGTCCTCGATGAGCGCGGACTCGTCGACCTGGTCCTCGCCGCGCTCGATGAACGGGTTCACGAGGCGCGTCTGGAGGGCGTCCGCGCCCAGCACGATCGCCCGCTGCCGGGGGAAGCGGTCGAGGCTCAGCCCGAAGAAGCCGCCTATCACGGTGAGGTTCCGCACCTCCGAGGTCGGCCCGCCGCCGCGGAGGCCGACGCCCAGGCAGTCGGCGCCCGACGTGGGGAAGAAGTTCGGGTTGATCATGAGGTGGCTCGTGCCCGCCTCGATGAGCACCTCCCAGCCGTCCCGTGACCCCTCCGACCGGAAGTTCACCGTGGTGAGTCCCGAGTTGACGGACTTCAGGTTGGCGTTGCGGATCGACCGCAGGCCCACCGTGCCGCCGATGGACTGGCAGTCGAGGAGGGTCATGTTCGTCGGCGCCAGGAGGAAGCCGCCGGCGCCGGGGTTGATCGCCTCGACGTTCGTCATCGACCCGCCGATGGACGCCTGCCCCGAGTCCTCCACGCCCCAGCCGCCGGGGGAGACGATCTTGATCTTGTTCCACGAGTTCGCGTAGGAGTACTCGTCGTCGACGCCGGAGACGAAGGTGGCGCGCTCGCGGAAGACGCCCGAGCGGCCGGTGCGCTGGATCCAGAGGTTCCGGAACTCGCAGTTCACCGCCGAGCGGATGTAGAGGCCGTGCCCGCCGGTCGCCGTGCCGGTGAGCTCCATGTCGCCGATGACGACGCCGGTCGCCTTGTTGTTGTTGGCCGGGCCCGCGGCGTCGCCGGTCTGGCCGGAGACGGTGAGGATGTCGCGGGTCGAGCCCGCGATCTGCACGACGCGCGTCTGCCGCATCCCGGCGCCCGTGATCTTCGGCCCCGGGTACCCGTACGGGGCGCCGTTCTCGGGCTGCACGGGTCGGCCGCGGTAGTCGACGGACATCCCGGTCACGCGGATCTCGCCCGCGGGCAGCGCCACCTCGCCGCCGGGCGCGGTCATCGCCTTGTCTATCGCCGCCTGCACGGCGCGC
It encodes the following:
- a CDS encoding alpha-mannosidase, with amino-acid sequence MHQDSARIEARVARFRSESVRPAIHRAAAPLAIESWEAPGEPVPFADARDAAYAPTAIGDRWGRPWGTVWFHVRGEVPEGWIGVDGLEPELVVDLGYTGAQSGFEAEGLVFTPTGAIVKAVEPFNQAVPLDRVPGVAPGDRAVDLYIEAAANPNITGDWSFTPTALGGRPAEGAPAADPLYRLRRLELGLLDRQVWELEQDLSALVGLAGQLPASSQRRAEIVRALDRCVDAVDPDDVAGTAGSGRAALADVLARPASASAHRLHAVGHAHIDSAWLWPARETARKVARTFSNVCDLIEREEGFVFAASSAQQYAWLKRDHPDLFERVRGHVAAGRFVPVGGMWVESDTNMPGGEALVRQLLEGKRFFLDEFGIDTEEVWLPDSFGYSAALPQIIAGAGARWFLTQKISWNETNTMPHHTFWWEGIDGTRVFTHFPPVDLYNSDLSGEDLARAERQFAEKGDATMSLVPFGYGDGGGGPNREMIAAARRTQSLEGSPTVELSTPRRFFEEAEAEYPDAPTWSGELYLEFHRGTYTSQARTKQGNRRSEHLLRELELWATTAMVRAGAAYPTDELREMWRTVLLQQFHDILPGTSIAWVHHEAEERYARIAERIGTMVAEAVQAASGGGRAELVANPSPFPVRGIPALGAVPAPPPATEGIPRLEARDGGHVLDNGHVRVRVGASGLLESVLHLASGREVVPAGAAAGLLQLHRDTPTKWDAWDIDDHYRRNVEDLVGVEEIRPTTVRDALGSTLPALLVVRRAGGSTIEQTISLPVGRAAVDLVLDVDWHERRKLLKLAFPLDLLSDRATSEIQFGHVHRPTHVNTSWDAARFETVAHRWVHVGEPGFGVAVVNDSTYGHDITRDRTAAGEPATTVRLSLLRAPVFPDPDADQGRHRLAVSLVVGAEVSDAVEAGLALNTPLRRLTGGCAVAPLVVVDDPSVVVEAVKAADDGSGDVVVRLYESLGRRVDAAVHADFPVTGIARTDMMERAAEQVRIDAAVDGTGGTARIAFRPFEIVTLRLSR